One window from the genome of Malus domestica chromosome 01, GDT2T_hap1 encodes:
- the LOC103437390 gene encoding cytokinin hydroxylase, with the protein METILLVFVIAIVMALLYIFCRLIFSLWGFPILAYRKLKKNGLDGPSPRFPFGNLSEMKKKTINFQSSNISHDIHSTLFPFFTRWQNSFGKTFVYWLGTEPFLYIADPELLKKLSAEVTAKNWGKPAVFRRDRAPMFGNGLVMSEGKDWVRHRHVITPAFNPTNLKAMASLIVETTIKMLDNWKDSGAQEIDVEREITATSGDIIAKTGFGISYQSGRLVFEKLRSLQMTLFKTSRLVGVPFGKIMHPKETLKARKLGQEINQLFLSIIDERQKSIKGSTPQCDLLGLLLKESERGFTTQELVDECKTFFFGGHETTALAITWTMLLLATHQDWQHQLREESREVVGDNKEIDVDMLSELKKMGWVMNEALRLYPSSPNAQRQAKADIHVSDNLSIPSGTNMWIDIVGMHHDPALWGEDVNEFKPERFKDDIHGGCKHKMGYLPFGFGGRMCIGRNLTFLEYKIVLTLILTRFSFTISPTYSHSPSVELTLRPSYGLPLALQPL; encoded by the exons atggaaACCATTCTTCTAGTTTTCGTCATCGCGATCGTCATGGCACTTCTGTATATTTTCTGCAGATTAATATTTTCTCTCTGGGGTTTCCCAATTCTTGCATACAGGAAGCTCAAGAAAAATGGGTTGGATGGTCCCTCTCCAAGGTTTCCATTCGGAAATCTGAGTGAGATGAAAAAGAAGACCATCAATTTTCAAAGTTCAAATATCTCCCATGACATACACTcaactctttttcctttttttactcGCTGGCAAAACTCTTTCG GAAAGACGTTCGTTTATTGGTTGGGGACTGAGCCATTTTTGTACATAGCAGATCCAGAGCTACTGAAAAAACTGTCTGCGGAGGTGACAGCAAAGAACTGGGGGAAGCCAGCGGTGTTCCGACGCGATAGAGCCCCGATGTTCGGTAATGGCCTAGTCATGTCCGAAGGGAAAGACTGGGTTCGTCACCGCCATGTTATCACTCCTGCTTTTAACCCAACAAACTTGAAG GCAATGGCGAGCTTAATCGTGGAGACCACCATCAAAATGCTAGACAATTGGAAAGATTCCGGTGCTCAAGAAATCGACGTCGAGAGAGAAATCACAGCAACCTCCGGAGACATCATCGCCAAGACCGGCTTTGGCATCAGCTACCAAAGTGGCCGCCTAGTGTTCGAAAAACTAAGATCCTTGCAAATGACACTCTTCAAAACGAGCCGTCTTGTGGGAGTTCCTTTCGGAAAAATTATGCACCCTAAGGAAACCCTAAAGGCCAGAAAACTTGGGCAAGAAATCAACCAATTGTTCTTGTCAATCATTGACGAAAGGCAAAAATCCATCAAAGGGTCGACGCCGCAGTGCGACCTGCTTGGCTTGTTGCTTAAGGAGAGTGAACGAGGCTTCACAACACAAGAACTTGTGGATGAGTGCAAGACATTTTTCTTTGGAGGTCATGAGACAACTGCATTGGCAATCACATGGACAATGTTGCTTCTGGCCACCCACCAGGATTGGCAACATCAATTGAGAGAGGAGAGTAGGGAAGTGGTCGGAGATAATAAAGAAATTGATGTGGACATGCTTTCCGAACTAAAGAAG ATGGGATGGGTGATGAATGAAGCCTTACGACTATACCCTTCATCACCAAATGCACAAAGGCAAGCCAAAGCCGACATTCATGTGAGCGACAACCTGTCCATTCCGAGTGGAACAAACATGTGGATTGACATCGTCGGCATGCACCACGACCCGGCCCTGTGGGGCGAGGACGTCAACGAGTTCAAGCCGGAGAGGTTCAAGGACGACATCCACGGCGGGTGCAAGCACAAGATGGGGTACTTGCCTTTCGGGTTTGGAGGGAGAATGTGCATTGGTCGAAACTTGACTTTCTTGGAGTACAAGATAGTTCTAACCCTAATTCTAACTAGGTTTTCTTTTACCATCTCTCCAACTTATAGCCACTCGCCTTCCGTTGAGCTCACTCTGAGGCCTTCCTATGGCCTGCCTCTAGCACTCCAGCCCCTCTAG